From one Musa acuminata AAA Group cultivar baxijiao chromosome BXJ2-6, Cavendish_Baxijiao_AAA, whole genome shotgun sequence genomic stretch:
- the LOC108952826 gene encoding uncharacterized protein LOC108952826 — translation MPNDPHADPLEPVAHGEGEMPTSTPDRYWRLFNDLGIPPPLSTVDPPTVLPEAFLALVKQVQGMTEIMQTVVPLIPEIRRLTDASADPAHLRRGTGLDATGETRDRAIHHEGSPTRVSPAPSRAARRRPEPDTISSDSADSFLKVQFSQVNRRLDEFRRELQRTRDESSEGTSGGSPFVQEIQEKPVPLNFRVPALETYDGGSDPAEHVVAFRTQMALYGTSDALMCRTFPTTFRGPARAWFSRLRQSSIVSFDQFAKEFEQNFLTNARPRPSIAALLALSQHEEETLAQFVTRFAAEIRGYSNTHPSLIMQAFLTGLKPSRFFWSLIEKPPATVPEMLHRASQYVAGEALAAGRRPVGKKSRTEQPRTTTLSADPRPHRRLDHPEQRLLRPPPLPLNTPRTEIFLQIREKGLLRPPNPMRATYKNRSKYCRFHRDHGHDTEDCHDLQNQIEELIRRGYLGRYLKEPREATPRPRMPVERQVDVIIGGPAAGGSSSSARKSYARSSVEKRPRPELEPEISFGAEEGEGSHHDDALVISIQIANARVKRVMVDTGSSADILYLDAFKRLGLLTEDLIPMSSALTGFTGDSISPLGTTTLPVSIGEEPRTKTIMTTFMVANLPSAYNVILGRPTLNKLKAVVSTYHRAVKFPTSAGVGESRSDPGESRRCYLTAVSLPKRACPHIPDPREEAPMSTHLEPPERLTEVPIKGDRPGQTVKISTAQPEENQLQLIEFLKANADVFAWSPKEMPGIDRTVAEHQLNINPEARPVKQRPRRFALDRQKAISEEVDRLTEAGFISEVKYPQWLSNVVLVKKPNGSWRMCVDYTNLNRACPKDYYPLPRIDQLVDATSGYELLTFLDAYSGYNQIRMAPADQENTAFITDRGIYCYKVMPFGLKNAGATYQRTVDKLFRRQIGRNMEIYVDDMIVKSKTAEAHLADLSETF, via the coding sequence atgccGAACGATCCTCACGCCGACCCCCTCGAACCCGTCGCCCACGGAGAGGGAGAAATGCCGACATCAACGCCAGATCGTTACTGGCGCCTGTTCAACGACTTAGGGATCCCACCCCCATTATCCACGGTCGACCCCCCAACCGTACTGCCCGAGGCGTTCCTCGCCCTAGTTAAGCAAGTGCAGGGAATGACAGAGATAATGCAGACCGTTGTCCCACTTATCCCCGAAATCAGGCGACTAACGGACGCCTCCGCCGACCCAGCTCATCTGAGGCGGGGCACGGGACTGGATGCAACCGGTGAGACCCGGGACAGGGCCATCCACCACGAAGGTTCGCCCACACGCGTCTCTCCTGCACCCTCCCGAGCCGCACGGCGTCGCcccgagcctgacaccatatcgtccgactcggCGGACAGCTTCCTTAAGGTACAATTCTCCCAGGTCAATCGCCGCCTGGACGAGTTCCGACGCGAGCTCCAAAGGACGCGGGATGAATCAAGCGAGGGCACCTCGGGGGGATCCCCTTTCGTTCAGGAAATACAAGAAAAACCCGTCCCCCTCAACTTTAGGGTGCCAGCCCTCGAAACGTACGACGGCGGCTCCGACCCAGCAGAGCATGTCGTCGCGTTCAGAACTCAGATGGCCCTTTACGGCACGTCCGACGCGCTAATGTGCCGTACGTTTCCGACCACCTTCAGAGGACCAGCACGCGCATGGTTCAGCCGGCTGCGACAATCCTCGATCGTATCTTTTGACCAGTTCGCCAAAGAGTTCGAACAAAACTTCCTTACCAACGCGCGGCCTCGTCCTTCCATAGCCGCTCTGCTGGCACTGTCGCAGCATGAAGAAGAAACGCTCGCGCAGTTCGTGACACGCTTTGCCGCGGAGATCCGCGGCTATTCGAACACTCACCCCTCTTTGATCATGCAGGCGTTTCTAACGGGGCTGAAACCttcgaggttcttctggtcactaATCGAGAAGCCGCCCGCCACTGTCCCGGAGATGCTCCACCGAGCCAGCCAATACGTCGCCGGCGAAGCATTAGCGGCTGGAAGACGCCCGGTCGGGAAGAAATCCCGAACCGAACAACCCCGAACCACCACCTTGTCGGCCGACCCGCGACCCCATCGGAGGCTCGACCACCCCGAGCAGCGCCTCCTGAGGCCTCCGCCCCTCCCACTCAACACGCCtcgtaccgagatcttcctccagatCAGGGAGAAAGGTCTTCTGCGGCCCCCTAATCCCATGAGAGCTACTTACAAAAATCGGTCGAAATACTGCAGGTTCCACCGAGACCATGGCCATGACACCGAGGACTGTCACGACCTCCAGAACCAAATCGAGGAGCTGATCAGAAGAGGGTACCTCGGCcgctatctcaaggaaccccgaGAAGCAACCCCGCGTCCCCGGATGCCCGTGGAAAGGCAGGTCGATGTCATCATCGGTGGACCAGCGGCAGGCGGCAGCAGCTCAAGCGCAAGGAAATCCTACGCCCGGAGCTCGGTCGAGAAGCGCCCCCGACCCGAACTAGAACCCGAAATCTCTTTTGGGGCCGAGGAGGGGGAAGGGTCCCATCATGACGACGCTCTGGTAATTTCTATCCAGATCGCCAACGCTCGGGTGAAGCGGGTgatggtcgacactggaagctcCGCCGACATCTTGTACCTCGACGCCTTCAAAAGGCTCGGCCTACTCACTGAAGACCTCATCCCCATGAGCTCGGCGCTCACGGGATTCACCGGAGACTCAATCTCCCCGCTCGGCACCACCACACTCCCTGTCTCCATTGGGGAGGAGCCAAGAACCAAGACAATAATGACTACGTTCATGGTGGCCAACCTGCCCTCagcctacaacgtcatcctcgggCGCCCGACGCTCAACAAGCTAAAAGCAGTAGTCTCAACCTACCACCGAGCCGTCAAGTTTCCCACCTCGGCAGGAGTTGGAGAATCGCGAAGCGACCCAGGCGAGTCAAGAAGGTGCTACCTCACCGCGGTCTCACTCCCGAAAAGGGCGTGCCCCCATATCCCAGACCCACGAGAAGAGGCCCCCATGTCAACACACCTTGAACCGCCTGAACGGCTTACCGAGGTACCGATAAAGGGAGATCGGCCCGGTCAGACCGTGAAAATCAGCACAGCTCAGCCCGAAGAAAACCAGCTCCAGCTCATCGAGTTCCTAAAAGCAAACGCCGATGTATTCGCGTGGTCGCCCAAGGAAATGCCAGGGATCGATCGGACGGTAGCCGAACACCAGCTTAACATCAATCCCGAAGCCAGGCCAGTAAAGCAAAGACCACGCAGGTTCGCCCTCGACCGGCAGAAGGCGATCAGCGAAGAGGTCGACCGGTTGACAGAGGCCGGATTCATTTCCGAAGTAAAGTACCCCCAGTGGCTGtcaaatgtagtcctcgttaaaaaacctaatggaagctggcggatgtgcgttgactacaccaatcTCAACCGGGCGTGCCCCAAGGACTACTACCCACTCCCGAGAATAGATCAGCTAGTCGACGCCACCTCGGGCTACGAACTCCTTACCTTCTTGGACGCATactcgggctacaaccaaatccgcATGGCGCCAGCGGACCAAGAGAATACCGCCTTCATCACCGACAGAGGAATATATTGCTACAAGGTGATGCCGTTCGGCTTAAAGAACGCTGGGGCAACCTACCAGAGGACCGTCGACAAGCTGTTCAGACGCCAGATTGGCAGGAACATGGAAAtatatgtggacgacatgatcgtgaaaagcaaAACTGCGGAGGCGCACCTGGCCGACTTGTCGGAAACTTTTTAG